A genome region from Bacteroides stercoris ATCC 43183 includes the following:
- the ansB gene encoding L-asparaginase 2 translates to MKRLEKLSMVAVMLLLSVTMAFAQQKPNIHILATGGTIAGTGTSATATNYTAGQVAIGTLLDAVPELKNIANVTGEQIVKIGSQDMNDDVWLTLAKKINQLLKRSDIDGIVITHGTDTMEETAYFLNLTVKSDKPVVLVGAMRPSTAISADGPLNLYNAVVVAGAKESKGKGVLVAMNGSVLGAASVLKMNTVDVQTFQAPNAGALGYVLNGKVTYNMSSVKKHTTHSVFDVTNLNSLPKVGIVYSYSNIEADMVTPMLSNGYKGIIHAGVGNGNIHKNIFPVLTEARKKGILVVRSSRVPTGPTSLDAEVDDAQYQFVASQELNPQKARVLLMLALTKTTDWKQIQEYFNEY, encoded by the coding sequence ATGAAAAGATTAGAAAAACTCAGCATGGTAGCCGTTATGCTACTGCTTTCCGTCACAATGGCTTTCGCTCAGCAGAAGCCTAACATCCATATCCTTGCCACCGGCGGAACCATTGCCGGAACCGGAACATCTGCAACCGCCACCAACTATACTGCCGGACAAGTAGCCATCGGTACGCTGCTCGATGCCGTACCCGAACTTAAAAACATAGCTAACGTAACCGGCGAACAAATTGTCAAGATAGGTTCACAAGACATGAACGATGATGTATGGCTGACTCTTGCAAAGAAAATCAACCAGCTTCTGAAACGCTCTGACATCGACGGCATCGTAATTACCCACGGAACCGATACGATGGAAGAAACGGCCTATTTCCTCAACCTGACGGTCAAGAGCGACAAACCGGTAGTTCTGGTCGGAGCAATGCGCCCCTCTACCGCAATCAGCGCCGACGGACCTCTTAACTTATACAATGCCGTCGTTGTGGCCGGAGCAAAAGAGTCCAAAGGGAAAGGTGTTTTAGTGGCAATGAACGGAAGCGTGCTTGGTGCTGCAAGCGTATTGAAGATGAACACTGTTGACGTGCAGACCTTCCAAGCTCCCAACGCGGGTGCACTCGGTTATGTACTGAACGGCAAGGTCACGTATAATATGTCGTCTGTAAAGAAACACACCACCCACTCGGTATTTGATGTTACCAATCTGAACTCACTCCCCAAAGTGGGAATTGTCTACAGCTATTCAAACATCGAGGCTGACATGGTGACCCCGATGCTAAGCAATGGCTATAAGGGTATCATCCATGCAGGAGTAGGCAATGGAAACATTCACAAGAATATATTCCCCGTATTAACGGAAGCCCGCAAAAAAGGTATTCTCGTAGTCCGTTCGTCAAGAGTGCCGACGGGTCCCACTTCGCTCGATGCAGAAGTAGACGACGCACAGTATCAGTTTGTCGCATCACAGGAACTGAATCCCCAGAAAGCACGTGTCCTGCTGATGCTTGCACTGACCAAAACCACCGACTGGAAACAGATTCAGGAATATTTCAACGAATATTAA
- a CDS encoding anaerobic C4-dicarboxylate transporter family protein, with product MVLQLLFVLTAIIIGARLGGIGLGVMGGVGLGILTFVFGLQPTAPPIDVMLMIAAVISAASCMQAAGGLDYMVKLAEKLLRKNPSQVTILSPIVTYLFTFVAGTGHVAYSVLPVIAEVATETKIRPERPLGIAVIASQQAITASPISAATVALLGLLAGFDITLFDILKITIPATILGVLVGALCSMRVGKELIDDPEYQKRMAEGYFDGKKVKIDDVTNKRHAMISVLIFILATAFIVLFGSFEGMRPSFLIDGKTVSLGMSAIIEIIMLSAAALILLVTKTDGIKATQGSVFPAGMQAVIAIFGIAWMGDTFLNGNMAQLTASIEGIVRQMPWLFGIALFVMSILLYSQAATVRALVPLGIALGISPYMLIAMFPAVNGYFFIPNYPTVVAAINFDRTGTTRIGKYILNHSFMMPGIVSTAVAIALGLLFIQFF from the coding sequence ATGGTTTTACAATTATTATTTGTACTGACCGCTATTATCATAGGTGCACGCTTAGGCGGCATAGGTCTCGGAGTAATGGGCGGCGTAGGTTTGGGCATACTGACTTTTGTATTTGGCTTACAACCCACTGCACCACCGATAGACGTAATGTTGATGATAGCCGCCGTTATTTCCGCAGCTTCCTGCATGCAGGCGGCCGGCGGACTTGATTACATGGTAAAGTTAGCAGAAAAACTGCTGCGCAAGAACCCGTCTCAGGTTACTATCCTCAGCCCCATCGTCACCTACCTGTTTACTTTCGTAGCCGGTACAGGACACGTGGCATACTCGGTTCTTCCCGTCATTGCCGAAGTTGCAACCGAAACCAAAATCAGACCTGAGCGTCCGCTGGGTATCGCTGTCATCGCTTCACAGCAGGCTATCACGGCAAGTCCCATTTCGGCGGCTACGGTTGCACTGCTCGGTCTGCTTGCCGGATTCGACATCACTTTATTCGACATACTTAAAATAACGATTCCGGCAACAATTCTCGGCGTACTGGTAGGCGCATTGTGCTCCATGCGCGTGGGAAAAGAACTGATTGACGACCCGGAATATCAAAAACGTATGGCAGAAGGCTACTTCGACGGTAAGAAAGTGAAAATCGACGATGTAACAAACAAACGCCATGCTATGATTTCGGTACTCATATTTATCCTTGCCACGGCATTCATCGTTCTTTTCGGCTCATTCGAAGGGATGCGTCCTTCTTTCCTGATTGACGGAAAAACAGTTTCCTTAGGGATGTCCGCCATTATCGAAATCATCATGCTTTCGGCTGCCGCCCTCATTTTGCTGGTAACTAAGACAGACGGAATAAAAGCAACACAAGGCTCTGTCTTCCCGGCTGGAATGCAGGCTGTAATCGCCATCTTCGGCATTGCCTGGATGGGCGATACGTTCCTGAATGGAAATATGGCGCAACTCACCGCCTCTATCGAAGGTATCGTACGCCAGATGCCCTGGCTGTTCGGCATCGCTTTGTTCGTCATGTCTATCCTGCTGTACAGTCAGGCAGCCACAGTACGTGCTTTAGTACCGCTGGGCATTGCTTTGGGCATATCGCCATATATGCTGATAGCCATGTTTCCTGCCGTAAACGGGTATTTCTTCATCCCGAACTACCCTACCGTAGTTGCAGCCATCAACTTTGACCGTACGGGAACCACCCGAATCGGTAAATATATACTCAACCACTCTTTTATGATGCCGGGTATCGTCTCTACGGCAGTTGCCATAGCCTTGGGATTATTATTCATACAATTTTTCTAA